A single genomic interval of uncultured Desulfobulbus sp. harbors:
- a CDS encoding carbon-nitrogen hydrolase — protein MNSLHVGLIQQSCTENRSANRAKSMQGIREAHSRGARLIVLQELHCGPYFCQTEDTRCFDLAEPIPGPSTETFGALARELGVVIVTSLFERRAPGLYHNTAVVLESDGSIAGCYRKMHIPDDPGYYEKFYFTPGDLGFTPIATSLGRLGVLVCWDQWYPEAARLMAMAGAEILIYPTAIGYDPNDPSDEQTRQREAWMTIQRSHAVANGIPVVSVNRVGFEADPSGVGAGAQFWGNSFVAGCQGELLAVADTAQEQVLVVELDGKRSEDVRRIWPYLRDRRIDAYADLTLRYRD, from the coding sequence ATGAACAGCCTTCATGTCGGCCTGATCCAGCAGAGCTGCACCGAAAACCGCTCTGCAAATAGAGCAAAGAGCATGCAAGGCATTCGCGAGGCCCACAGCCGCGGCGCCCGCTTGATCGTGCTGCAGGAACTGCACTGCGGCCCCTACTTCTGCCAGACCGAGGATACCCGCTGCTTTGATCTGGCGGAACCCATCCCCGGACCGTCGACGGAAACCTTTGGTGCCCTGGCCAGGGAGCTGGGGGTGGTGATCGTCACCTCGCTCTTCGAGCGGCGCGCTCCCGGGCTCTACCATAACACCGCCGTGGTCCTGGAAAGTGACGGCTCCATTGCCGGATGCTATCGTAAGATGCATATCCCCGATGATCCAGGCTATTATGAAAAATTCTACTTTACTCCGGGAGACCTGGGCTTCACCCCGATTGCCACCTCGCTCGGCCGCCTGGGCGTGCTCGTCTGCTGGGATCAGTGGTACCCGGAAGCTGCCCGACTGATGGCCATGGCCGGGGCCGAAATTCTGATCTACCCCACCGCCATCGGCTACGATCCTAACGACCCCAGCGACGAACAGACGCGCCAACGGGAGGCCTGGATGACCATTCAGCGCAGTCACGCCGTGGCAAACGGCATTCCGGTGGTCAGCGTCAACCGGGTCGGTTTTGAAGCCGATCCCAGCGGCGTTGGCGCAGGAGCGCAATTCTGGGGCAACAGTTTTGTCGCCGGTTGCCAGGGGGAATTGCTCGCCGTTGCCGATACCGCCCAGGAACAGGTGCTGGTGGTTGAGTTGGATGGCAAGCGCAGCGAGGATGTACGCCGTATCTGGCCCTACCTGCGTGATCGCCGGATCGATGCCTATGCAGATCTTACGCTGCGCTACCGGGATTAA
- a CDS encoding GNAT family N-acetyltransferase, translated as MNAVPFGTQCAIVAPFTLIRLKPVEAEPIAHRLAAMDPWKRLHYGATTLGRYLSAPDPSLNRFILQEGEESIAIVCIRFPWLRGPYLELLAVFPPAQSRGVGRALLGWMEQEAGPGVKNLWTVTSEFNTRARKFYRAAGFFEVAPLPDLVQNGTSELLLRKQITCPS; from the coding sequence ATGAATGCTGTCCCCTTTGGCACACAATGCGCTATTGTTGCACCCTTTACCCTCATTCGACTAAAGCCAGTGGAGGCGGAACCCATTGCCCACCGGCTTGCAGCGATGGATCCCTGGAAACGGTTACACTATGGCGCAACCACTCTTGGCCGCTATCTCTCCGCTCCTGATCCAAGTCTCAACCGCTTTATCCTCCAAGAAGGCGAGGAGAGCATAGCCATTGTCTGCATACGCTTTCCCTGGCTGCGAGGTCCCTATCTCGAACTTCTGGCCGTCTTTCCCCCTGCCCAATCCAGGGGAGTTGGACGCGCGCTTCTCGGGTGGATGGAGCAAGAGGCCGGGCCGGGGGTCAAGAACCTGTGGACTGTCACTTCGGAGTTCAACACTCGGGCGCGAAAATTTTACCGGGCAGCCGGTTTTTTCGAAGTGGCCCCCCTCCCCGACCTGGTGCAAAACGGCACCAGCGAACTCCTCTTGAGAAAACAGATTACGTGCCCAAGCTGA
- a CDS encoding agmatine deiminase family protein, giving the protein MKRRLPAEWEPQDGVLLAWPHENTDWCETLEAVQQVFVAITKAISRFESVVIVAPDTDSVQQQLEQAGIDPIKIRLFGLPTNDTWARDFGPISVLAGGFPLILDFGFNAWGLKFAADQDNRITGRLAGLGAFGAIPVSIPGLILEGGSIESDGAGTLLTTRDCLLSPNRNPHLDQGGIEQVLRAQLGSTHFLWLNNGYLAGDDTDSHIDTLARLCPYDTIAYVRCDDPTDEHYRPLAAMEAELRELRTPLGKPYRLVSLPWPSPCFGEDGHRLPATYANYLVINQAVLVPIYNDPQDEEALRLLGELFTDREIIGIDCRPLIAQHGSLHCVTMQLPQGVLP; this is encoded by the coding sequence ATGAAACGACGTTTACCCGCCGAGTGGGAGCCCCAGGATGGGGTCCTTCTGGCCTGGCCCCATGAAAACACCGACTGGTGCGAGACCCTGGAAGCGGTGCAGCAGGTCTTTGTCGCCATCACCAAAGCGATCAGTCGCTTTGAATCGGTAGTGATCGTGGCCCCGGATACGGACTCCGTGCAACAGCAACTCGAGCAGGCCGGAATCGACCCAATAAAAATCCGTCTGTTCGGCCTGCCGACCAACGACACCTGGGCCCGCGATTTCGGACCGATTAGCGTCCTTGCAGGCGGCTTCCCCCTAATCCTTGATTTCGGTTTCAATGCCTGGGGCCTGAAGTTTGCAGCCGACCAAGATAACCGCATCACCGGCCGCCTGGCTGGCCTTGGTGCCTTTGGCGCCATACCGGTCTCCATTCCCGGCCTGATCCTCGAGGGTGGCAGTATTGAAAGCGATGGTGCGGGCACCCTGCTCACCACCCGTGATTGCCTGCTCAGCCCCAACCGCAATCCCCATCTGGATCAGGGAGGTATCGAACAGGTGCTGCGCGCCCAGTTGGGCAGCACCCATTTCCTCTGGCTGAACAATGGCTACCTGGCAGGCGACGACACCGATTCGCATATCGACACCCTGGCTCGGCTCTGTCCCTATGATACCATTGCCTATGTCCGCTGCGACGACCCCACGGACGAGCATTACCGGCCACTCGCGGCGATGGAGGCAGAGCTGCGCGAGCTGCGCACGCCTCTGGGCAAACCGTATCGTCTGGTCTCCCTGCCCTGGCCCAGTCCCTGCTTCGGCGAGGACGGTCATCGTCTGCCGGCCACCTATGCCAACTATCTCGTCATCAACCAGGCGGTACTGGTGCCCATTTACAACGATCCCCAGGATGAAGAGGCTTTGCGCCTTCTCGGTGAGTTATTCACCGACCGCGAAATTATCGGCATCGACTGCCGCCCCCTGATAGCCCAGCACGGCTCACTGCACTGCGTGACCATGCAACTGCCCCAAGGAGTCCTTCCATGA
- a CDS encoding methyltransferase domain-containing protein, with translation MKKQLLDLLVCPNCLPEEHALVADMIEDHDDDIHTGALKCPNCNGLFPIVDGVALLDPQTSDDQRAANKYETDEVVSSYLWSHFSELLDDEHASAAYATWAGLIAPQDGIALDAGGAVGRFTFEMSAKCDFAIGIDTSQAFIRAARRLMRERSMVVPLKEEGMLRREEVIRLPDDWRSERVEFVVANALALPFRRKSFNIFSSLNLVDKVPSPMAHLEEMNRVTRDQQAQFMLSDPFSWSTEAAPVEAWLGGKTEGPFAGRGLANVATLLSDGKKSLSPAWQVGEPGHVWWKIRTHSNHYELIRSCYVHARR, from the coding sequence ATGAAAAAACAACTCCTTGATCTGCTTGTCTGTCCCAACTGTTTGCCCGAGGAACACGCACTCGTTGCCGATATGATTGAAGATCACGACGACGATATTCACACCGGGGCCCTGAAGTGTCCGAACTGTAACGGACTTTTCCCCATCGTCGACGGCGTGGCCCTGCTCGACCCGCAGACCAGCGATGATCAGCGTGCAGCCAACAAGTACGAGACCGACGAGGTGGTTTCTTCCTATTTATGGAGCCATTTCAGTGAATTGCTCGATGATGAGCATGCCTCTGCCGCCTATGCCACCTGGGCCGGGCTGATTGCCCCCCAGGACGGTATTGCCCTGGATGCGGGCGGTGCAGTGGGGCGGTTCACCTTTGAGATGAGTGCCAAGTGTGATTTTGCCATCGGGATCGACACCTCCCAGGCCTTTATTCGTGCGGCCCGTCGTTTGATGCGGGAACGCTCCATGGTGGTGCCGCTCAAGGAGGAGGGCATGCTGCGGCGCGAGGAGGTGATTCGCCTCCCCGATGACTGGCGCAGTGAGCGGGTGGAGTTTGTGGTGGCCAACGCCCTGGCTCTGCCGTTTCGCAGGAAATCCTTCAATATTTTCTCTTCGCTCAACCTGGTCGACAAGGTTCCTTCGCCCATGGCGCATTTGGAGGAGATGAACCGGGTCACCCGCGATCAGCAGGCCCAGTTCATGCTCTCCGATCCCTTTTCCTGGTCCACAGAGGCGGCACCGGTGGAGGCCTGGCTCGGTGGTAAAACCGAGGGGCCTTTTGCCGGCAGAGGGCTGGCCAATGTTGCAACGCTCCTGAGTGATGGCAAAAAGTCCCTCTCACCGGCCTGGCAGGTCGGTGAACCGGGCCATGTGTGGTGGAAAATCCGCACTCACAGCAACCATTACGAGTTGATCCGCAGCTGCTATGTGCATGCCCGCCGTTAG
- a CDS encoding nucleoside recognition domain-containing protein, translated as MNGILLAMVSLAFVFAGWRQLVWAPVAGGTAPMELLSKAMIDAASGAVTLAIGLVGVMTLFMGLMKVAEAGGMLRIIARLIRPLMVRLFPDVPAEHPAMGAMILNLSANALGLGNAATPFGIRAMQELDKLNSRPGTATNAMVLFLAINTSSVTLLPTGVIALRAAAGSIDPAAILPTTLCATIGSTTVAIIAAKLYSRWSPAPEIIQPAAPGQSDANENNELSQAQSPYPLWVSLAALGSLVAMVPLAVLYGQAVSPWIIPGLMVFFLGFGALRRVPVYETMVEGGREGFQVALRIIPYMVVILVAVAMLRASGALDLFVRVLGHFTTPLGLPAEALPMALLRPLSGSGAYAVLASLIKDPAIGPDSYTGMLISTLQGSTETTFYVLAVYFGAVQIKRIRHAMAAALTADLAGIVFAVIACLFLFRP; from the coding sequence ATGAACGGTATTCTCCTGGCCATGGTGAGCCTGGCCTTTGTCTTTGCCGGTTGGCGGCAACTGGTCTGGGCACCGGTGGCTGGCGGAACGGCCCCCATGGAGCTGCTCTCCAAGGCGATGATCGATGCCGCGAGCGGCGCAGTGACCCTGGCGATCGGCCTAGTCGGGGTGATGACCCTGTTCATGGGGCTAATGAAGGTGGCCGAGGCCGGCGGCATGCTGCGTATCATTGCCCGCCTCATCCGGCCGCTGATGGTCCGTCTTTTTCCCGATGTCCCAGCCGAACACCCGGCCATGGGGGCGATGATCCTCAACCTCTCGGCCAATGCCCTGGGCCTGGGCAATGCGGCGACCCCCTTTGGCATCCGTGCCATGCAGGAACTCGACAAGCTCAACAGCCGCCCTGGCACCGCCACCAATGCCATGGTCCTCTTTCTCGCGATCAACACCTCTTCGGTGACCCTGCTGCCCACCGGAGTGATCGCGCTCAGGGCGGCAGCCGGCTCCATTGATCCGGCGGCCATCCTGCCGACCACCCTCTGCGCCACCATCGGCTCGACCACGGTGGCTATCATCGCTGCCAAACTCTACAGCCGCTGGTCGCCCGCGCCAGAGATCATCCAACCTGCTGCTCCGGGCCAAAGCGATGCAAACGAGAACAACGAGCTCTCCCAAGCCCAATCGCCCTACCCGCTCTGGGTGAGCCTGGCGGCCCTGGGCTCCCTGGTGGCCATGGTCCCCTTGGCGGTCCTCTACGGCCAGGCGGTCTCTCCCTGGATCATTCCGGGATTGATGGTCTTTTTTCTTGGGTTTGGGGCGCTACGGCGTGTTCCGGTCTATGAAACCATGGTCGAAGGCGGGCGGGAAGGTTTTCAGGTGGCCCTGCGCATCATCCCCTATATGGTGGTCATCCTGGTGGCGGTTGCCATGCTCCGGGCCAGTGGAGCGCTTGATCTCTTCGTGCGCGTCCTCGGCCACTTCACCACGCCGCTTGGCCTGCCCGCCGAGGCCCTGCCCATGGCGCTGCTCCGCCCCCTCTCCGGCTCCGGTGCCTATGCGGTCCTGGCCTCGCTGATCAAGGATCCGGCCATCGGCCCGGACTCCTACACCGGCATGCTCATCTCCACCCTGCAGGGATCAACTGAAACCACCTTTTATGTGCTCGCGGTCTACTTTGGCGCAGTGCAGATCAAACGAATCCGTCATGCCATGGCCGCAGCCCTGACCGCAGACCTCGCCGGAATCGTCTTTGCGGTGATCGCCTGTCTTTTCCTGTTTCGTCCTTAA
- a CDS encoding molybdopterin-dependent oxidoreductase, which translates to MIVDTVCRLCSSCCPIEAEVQGECLLGARRKSFLDPDKRLACAKLAAATEIVYSPKRLSTPLIKKEDGSGFREAGWDEALNLVAQRFHQHKEKDGAQSIAWLRGMAADWGAPWDYPNRLMNAYGSPNTIGNGSICFVARDFAHSYVYGSMAFPEAKGAQCIIVWGKNDGNTALGAAEGIHWAKEHGAKLIVIDPVETALARKADIWLQIKPGHDGLLAMAMINEIIANNLYDAEFVEKYTVGFEDLRQVAAQYPVEQVAQEVWLDPAQIREITRLYATTKPAAIVDGNGLDMHREVFDTTRAIAMLRALTGNLDKPGSDVFPQPIPARNIQLADRLPKDAKPITCDYPLFNTFSETWGNQVQGCVVDAILEEKPYPLKMVVVQSGNPLVTMADSSRTRSAFEKLETLVVIDMFLTETAKLADVILPAASCFEKTQLNRSSIRNNPMFLQDAVIPPVGDSWPDWKIVFELGRRLGLSEEFPWQSAEEAINYQLKPAGVSVSDLRQNGKGLRIEELRYEKYKDQPFKTPSGKIEFFSSRLAEAGFCGVPFARGIGPNPIAFADQSDAYPVLGVSGARDIRFTNSQFRTIPSLLKGGAGAVVDIHPEDAAAQGLQEGDRIEIKTPKGAIEMIARLATTVRPGMVRLAWGWGDFDPTANLNSLTEDDIRGPVSGTSTSRSFMCRLRKL; encoded by the coding sequence ATGATTGTCGATACCGTCTGCCGTCTCTGTTCCTCCTGTTGTCCCATTGAAGCCGAGGTCCAAGGTGAATGTCTCCTCGGTGCCCGCCGCAAATCCTTTCTCGATCCGGACAAACGGCTTGCCTGTGCCAAGCTCGCGGCTGCCACCGAGATCGTCTATTCGCCCAAACGCCTGAGTACACCACTGATCAAAAAGGAAGACGGTTCCGGTTTTCGCGAGGCCGGGTGGGATGAGGCCCTGAACCTGGTTGCTCAGCGTTTCCACCAGCATAAAGAAAAGGATGGGGCCCAGTCGATTGCCTGGCTGCGCGGCATGGCCGCCGATTGGGGCGCTCCCTGGGATTATCCCAATCGGCTGATGAACGCCTATGGCAGCCCCAATACCATCGGCAACGGCTCGATCTGTTTCGTAGCCCGAGATTTCGCCCACAGCTATGTCTACGGTTCCATGGCCTTTCCCGAGGCCAAAGGAGCCCAGTGCATCATCGTTTGGGGCAAGAACGACGGCAATACTGCCCTAGGCGCTGCCGAGGGCATCCACTGGGCCAAGGAGCACGGTGCCAAGTTGATCGTGATCGATCCGGTTGAGACCGCCCTTGCGCGCAAGGCGGACATCTGGCTGCAGATCAAACCGGGCCATGATGGACTGCTGGCCATGGCGATGATCAACGAGATCATTGCCAACAACCTTTATGATGCCGAATTCGTCGAAAAATATACGGTGGGTTTTGAGGACCTACGCCAAGTGGCTGCCCAGTACCCGGTGGAACAGGTTGCGCAGGAGGTCTGGCTTGATCCGGCGCAGATCCGCGAGATCACCCGCCTCTATGCCACCACCAAGCCGGCGGCCATTGTCGACGGCAACGGGCTTGACATGCACCGCGAGGTCTTTGACACCACCCGTGCCATCGCCATGCTCAGGGCCCTGACCGGCAATCTCGACAAACCCGGCAGCGATGTTTTTCCCCAGCCGATTCCGGCGCGCAATATTCAACTTGCCGATCGGCTCCCAAAAGACGCCAAACCCATTACCTGCGATTATCCGCTGTTCAACACCTTCAGCGAAACCTGGGGCAATCAGGTCCAGGGCTGCGTGGTGGATGCAATTCTTGAGGAAAAGCCCTATCCACTGAAGATGGTGGTGGTCCAGTCGGGCAATCCGCTGGTGACCATGGCCGATTCCAGCCGCACCCGGTCCGCCTTTGAAAAACTCGAGACCCTGGTGGTGATCGACATGTTCCTCACCGAAACCGCCAAGCTTGCCGATGTGATTTTGCCGGCTGCAAGCTGTTTTGAAAAGACCCAGCTCAACCGTTCCTCGATTCGCAACAATCCCATGTTTTTGCAGGATGCGGTCATTCCGCCGGTGGGCGATTCCTGGCCGGATTGGAAGATTGTCTTTGAGTTGGGCAGACGTCTGGGGTTGAGTGAGGAGTTCCCCTGGCAGAGCGCCGAGGAGGCGATCAACTACCAGCTGAAGCCGGCCGGCGTGAGCGTGAGTGATCTGCGCCAAAACGGCAAGGGACTGCGCATCGAGGAGTTGCGCTACGAAAAATATAAGGATCAGCCTTTTAAAACCCCCTCGGGGAAGATCGAATTTTTCTCCAGCCGTCTGGCTGAGGCCGGTTTTTGCGGGGTTCCCTTTGCCAGGGGAATAGGACCCAACCCGATCGCCTTTGCTGACCAAAGCGATGCCTATCCGGTGCTTGGTGTCAGTGGTGCCCGGGATATCCGTTTCACCAACTCCCAGTTCCGAACGATCCCCTCGCTACTCAAGGGGGGAGCCGGAGCCGTGGTCGATATTCATCCCGAGGATGCGGCAGCCCAGGGATTGCAGGAGGGCGACAGAATCGAGATCAAAACGCCCAAGGGGGCCATCGAAATGATTGCCCGGCTTGCAACCACGGTCCGTCCGGGCATGGTCCGCCTGGCCTGGGGGTGGGGCGACTTTGATCCCACGGCCAACCTCAACAGCCTGACCGAGGACGACATCCGTGGCCCGGTCAGCGGCACCTCCACCAGCCGCAGCTTCATGTGCCGCCTGCGCAAGCTGTGA
- a CDS encoding nitroreductase family protein, whose amino-acid sequence MANSVKECIQLRHSVRSYTDEPISETEILELLEAARQAPSSLNSQPWRFAVITDQATREWIATKEVSRKQTWLATAPAIIVCCADLEGYVRDSQAAAFFYKENNLVDQEPMEGIEDYVAQEESNSMAARFGAGAMNVGIAVSFLMLRATEMGLGTCWVGMFDEEQLKTRLGLGAETRVVCLLAVGHANEEQVPPRNRKPLAEIRIG is encoded by the coding sequence ATGGCAAACAGCGTCAAAGAATGCATTCAACTGCGGCACAGTGTCCGCTCTTATACCGACGAACCGATCAGCGAAACAGAAATCCTTGAACTCTTGGAGGCTGCCCGTCAGGCACCGTCAAGCCTGAATTCCCAACCCTGGCGGTTTGCGGTGATTACCGATCAAGCTACCCGTGAGTGGATTGCCACCAAGGAGGTCTCGCGCAAGCAGACCTGGCTGGCCACTGCACCCGCCATTATCGTCTGCTGCGCCGATCTCGAGGGCTATGTGCGTGATTCTCAGGCCGCAGCTTTTTTCTACAAGGAAAACAATCTGGTGGATCAGGAACCGATGGAGGGGATCGAGGACTATGTGGCCCAGGAGGAGAGCAACTCCATGGCCGCCCGGTTCGGAGCCGGAGCGATGAACGTGGGGATTGCGGTTTCCTTCCTGATGCTGCGGGCCACCGAAATGGGCCTGGGCACCTGCTGGGTAGGCATGTTCGACGAAGAGCAGCTCAAAACCAGACTTGGCCTGGGTGCCGAGACCCGGGTGGTCTGTCTGTTGGCAGTGGGCCATGCCAACGAGGAGCAGGTTCCGCCCCGCAACCGAAAACCGCTGGCGGAAATCCGTATCGGCTGA
- a CDS encoding tetratricopeptide repeat protein, whose protein sequence is MTNNQGFLLGQRHFLCGEYGRSIIDFGKALESGMDPAKVHLPLGLAYFKNSNFVEAATEFSQALEHDPKNDHLLFMRGMARFNRGELRSALEDLNEALRVNPHRSMAYVARSLLFRNLERKHEAGLDMKAALALGGVEAELFIREYCLSPSLHNLAMSLFDVYKAEWGDAFRDGRSTLTH, encoded by the coding sequence ATGACAAACAACCAAGGCTTTCTTCTTGGTCAGCGCCACTTTCTTTGCGGAGAATATGGTCGAAGCATCATCGACTTTGGCAAGGCACTGGAGTCGGGAATGGATCCGGCCAAGGTCCATCTTCCCCTGGGTTTGGCCTATTTTAAAAACAGCAACTTTGTCGAGGCTGCAACCGAGTTCAGCCAGGCACTGGAACATGATCCGAAAAACGATCATCTCCTCTTTATGCGTGGCATGGCCCGATTCAACCGAGGCGAGTTGCGCAGCGCGCTGGAGGACCTGAACGAGGCGTTGCGGGTGAATCCGCATCGGAGCATGGCCTATGTCGCGAGGAGCCTACTCTTTCGCAACCTCGAGAGAAAGCATGAGGCAGGGCTCGACATGAAGGCGGCCCTTGCTCTCGGTGGGGTGGAGGCGGAGCTCTTCATCCGCGAATACTGCCTGTCCCCCTCGCTCCATAACCTGGCCATGTCGCTTTTTGATGTATACAAGGCCGAGTGGGGAGATGCGTTCAGGGATGGCAGGTCGACGCTCACCCATTGA